One Hermetia illucens chromosome 4, iHerIll2.2.curated.20191125, whole genome shotgun sequence DNA segment encodes these proteins:
- the LOC119654611 gene encoding trypsin alpha-like, with product MQQLLVLIVALIGSVQSVNITKLSATSRKFNFHLRARIVGGRQTTIEDFPYQVSIVHDRSHTCGGSIYKPDIIITAAHCLVDIEMHDLAVVAGTTDWEGGGVETSIRKFVMHPKFDPKTFDYDIAILKLTDKLQYGPRIQPITLPVYRQEFKPGSVGVVSGWGALGEDGDDPDELHFTSLKIVSNNECYKAYRDINPVTKNMMCAWIRKGGHGTCQGDSGSALVVGNVLAGIVSWGLGCARPNVPEVYTKVSTFRRWLDLNIKSLNN from the coding sequence ATGCAGCAATTACTGGTTCTTATTGTTGCGCTCATCGGATCTGTGCAAAGTGTAAACATTACCAAGTTATCAGCCACCAGTCGGAAATTTAACTTCCATTTGCGGGCGCGGATCGTGGGTGGTCGACAAACCACCATAGAAGACTTTCCCTATCAAGTATCAATTGTTCACGACCGGTCGCATACGTGCGGCGGATCTATCTACAAACCAGATATTATCATCACTGCAGCTCATTGTTTAGTCGACATCGAAATGCATGACTTGGCTGTTGTAGCCGGAACCACGGACTGGGAAGGCGGAGGCGTGGAAACTTCCATAAGAAAATTTGTGATGCATCCCAAATTCGACCCCAAAACTTTCGACTATGACATCGCTATCTTGAAACTTACGGATAAACTGCAGTATGGCCCGCGAATTCAACCCATTACGCTTCCAGTCTATCGCCAGGAATTCAAGCCAGGATCAGTTGGGGTAGTTAGTGGATGGGGAGCATTAGGGGAAGATGGCGATGATCCAGATGAGCTCCACTTTACAAGTTTAAAAATTGTTAGTAACAATGAGTGTTACAAAGCTTATCGAGATATTAATCCGGTAACAAAGAATATGATGTGCGCGTGGATTCGAAAAGGAGGACATGGAACCTGTCAAGGTGATTCGGGAAGTGCTCTTGTAGTGGGAAATGTGCTTGCTGGTATCGTCTCATGGGGGCTAGGATGTGCGCGACCAAATGTTCCTGAAGTTTACACCAAGGTTTCAACTTTCAGAAGGTGGCTGGATTTGAATATAAAATCATTAAACAATTGA